The Panicum virgatum strain AP13 chromosome 3N, P.virgatum_v5, whole genome shotgun sequence genome includes the window CTATTCCCTGCCCATAACCTATTGTCGCATGCAAAAGAGTCCTGTGTTCCCTCCTATCTATGAGCAAGAAGTCCAGTTTACACACTCTGTGCCTTTTCAACAAAGATATCTGTTTCTGAGGTATATGACATTTGACTTTTGTAAGAGATGCCCTTTTATTAGTTGATCAACATGTATCGAGAAGTAAAATGACCAAGCCTTTGCACCCATCTAGGTTATGAACAGTTTGGAATCTCAAGAAAAGGCTCACAGGACACCACTGATGAATACTGCACAATAttctatgaaaaagaaaaggtttGCCATTTCTGACTTATCATTTGTGTACACTGTTTGTTAAGTATCTCATTTCACTTCAAAACATATCCATCTTTCTTTGATTATTGTAATTTTGAAATATATAATAATTTATACACCTAGATGAACTGAACTTCCATGCATTTCTTGAAGGTGGAGCTTTCTGAAGGTGGCACATTTTGGTTGTCAGAATCACCATCAGTGCCAGGAAGCATTTCATGGGGAGCAACTGCACCTTGCATTGCGACATGGGCAATATCCTTTGGTCTGATGCTCTTCTTGCGCTTTATTGTTCTATCATTTTCATAGTATCTTGATTAGAATGAATTGTCTGTTTTCCTTAACATGATGTACACACGTTTCAACTCAAAAGATTAGAACCACCAGGATTCAGTTTCCAGATCGTAAATACCAATCTTGACGAAGTAAGCCCTCGTGCTCGACGAAGAAGCGCTCTGCTTACATGGCAACATATAGCATCCTTGCCACCCAATTTGCCTGTTATCTATTGTGGAGGCTTCAACACGCAGAAGGAATCTATGACTGGGCGGTTTTTGCTTGGCAGATCCAGGTAATAGATTGGTGTGGGAGATTATAAATTCTGACAGGGTTAACATGTCATTTTCCATATAACCACAGCATATACGCTCtgcaatatatttttttgtctGATATAACCACAGCATATATGTTCTGCGATATATTTTTTCTCCGATATAACCACAGTGTATGGTTGAACTCAAAACTCTTTGGTAAAACTAAAGAATAGGAAGTTATCTACACTTATATTTTGTAGAACATCTTTTGTTCCTTGCATCAATTCCCAACAGTAGGTAGACCTGTCCCATCCCTGCGGCCACTAGCGCACATGCACAACCTTTGATCTGTTCTTAAAAGTTGTGCCACTAGCTTGCAACAAAGTTTTGCATCAGATCCACCACTGAATTTAGCTTCTTCTGTTCATAACATGGAGATTTAGTGTGCCATCTTTGATCGTAGGCTTTTTAACACATTTGTTAGACGTGCATGTGCCTTGCGTGTGTGGACGGAGCCTTGGCCGAGTCATGGCTGGCTGGTCCTTGTCCTAATTGGACTAGGGTGTCCTGATTGGACTAGGTTAGAGATAGCGGTAGAGAGATCTTGTTTGGTTCTGTTTTCATAAACCTCAAGATCTCCCCGCAcctatatatttatatgtacCCGTGGTTCTCTAATCAATTAATCTATTATTCACCGCAATGTACGTTGTTTACAACATTAAAAATGGGCAAGCTACACTTGATAGTTTTTTTAAATGATTTATGCTTTTTGTTTCTAACGTCATTGGAAATGGATAGACTACATGATATTGTAAGCATTTGAAACTTCAGaagtgttagagtatattaggaaactccggatatggttagtttaggattgattgtaatcccggaaataaccttccttatctctaggagaggctacttgtcctccaagccatgtactccaTATATTCGCCCTAGAGGcccaatgcaatacatcgaccacattatacgcatcctactttcctacaTGGTGTCAGAGGGTCACGATcctatgacctaactaggcttcCGCTGCCGttgccgccgtgccgcccccgaggagatcgatctccgccgggggcagcgccctcgtaGGATGCCCGGCGGATCTTTCTGATCCGCCATGCCTGTCGTCGTCAAGCACAACAAGGGGACCTACCTCGCCGCCAGGATTCGTCgctagtgccgccgccgccgccctcgcaaGATCGGGGGCGCCCGACGGTCGCGCGCCGCCCTTCGCCCGCCGGTCTAGCCACGCCGCCTGCGGCCGCGGATGGTACCGCCAGGGTGGCGGCTCGGCCCGATGCCTTCGTCATCGTTGCCGGGCTCTGATGGCGCACCTGTCTGGTACCCATGGTCCTGCTgttgctgtttttcttttccgatctaagatcggtttgcgtcgccctgccgTTCGTTGCCGCATCGTCGTCGACGCTCCCGAGAATGAGGTTGCTGTTGCACGCCCTCACAGGCTGCAGCATCGACGCTCGTGGTCAAGCCATCATTGCTGGTGTTGCCGCCTTTTCAGGTGGTGGCGCCATCCGCTGCCGGTCCTCGTTAAGCTGGCACTCGATCCGAGTCCGCGCCTACTGCCGTTCTCGCACAGACACTGCCGCCGATGTTGCTGAAGGAAGACCCCCGTGCACTTTTTAGCTGCCTGCTCTACCATCGCCATCCGCCGCTCACCGTCCTGCTGCTGTCCTCGGCCAAAAGATGTTGATCTTGTGTACTCGGGTACCTCGATGACGCTTCGACCTGCGCCCCCTCCATggcttcgaccacgtccacctcgacttctgctactacggcactaaatggctatcatctgcatgtgTCTCCAGTCAAAGGTTTCGCATTGGCATTCCGACTGCAGGGGGGAtacgtctccattgttctccagtctgaccgttcgtgttgctaccgctacgactgcggggggatgttagagtatattggGCAACTctggatatggttagtttaggattgattgtaatcccgggacaaccttccttatctctaggagaggttacttgccctccaagccatgtactcctatatattcgccctagaggctcaatgcaatacattgaccacattatacgcatcctacttttCTACAAGAAGTAAATTTCAAGTGTGAATATTAGGACTTATATAATTTGAAGTCTTCCATGGAGTACTTTGGCTTTGTTTGGACACATATGTCATAAG containing:
- the LOC120665945 gene encoding uncharacterized protein LOC120665945 isoform X2 produces the protein MTSLSINVMTLNLHEGEQSSESPNSWEKRRDICVSVITSYSPTILCTQQGLRWQLDYLQQCLPGYEQFGISRKGSQDTTDEYCTIFYEKEKVELSEGGTFWLSESPSVPGSISWGATAPCIATWATFQLKRLEPPGFSFQIVNTNLDEVSPRARRRSALLTWQHIASLPPNLPVIYCGGFNTQKESMTGRFLLGRSREHGVVGDMRDAWPNARVRKNVSLIHTYHGFKGIGRRMTTMLLDGVCSFIWR
- the LOC120665945 gene encoding uncharacterized protein LOC120665945 isoform X3 is translated as MTSLSINVMTLNLHEGEQSSESPNSWEKRRDICVSVITSYSPTILCTQQGLRWQLDYLQQCLPGYEQFGISRKGSQDTTDEYCTIFYEKEKVELSEGGTFWLSESPSVPGSISWGATAPCIATWATFQLKRLEPPGFSFQIVNTNLDEVSPRARRRSALLTWQHIASLPPNLPVIYCGGFNTQKESMTGRFLLGRSREHGVVGDMRDAWPNARVRKNVSLIHTYHGFKGSSKRDCD